Proteins from one Mycobacterium sp. HUMS_12744610 genomic window:
- a CDS encoding aldo/keto reductase has protein sequence MTGDSGAAVPSIALNDENTMPVLGLGVAELSDDEAERAVSAALEIGCRLIDTAAAYGNEAGVGRAIAASGIPRAELFVTTKLATADQGFTSSQHACSASLERLGLDYVDLYLVHWPAPSLGKYVDSFGGLIQCRGEGHARSIGVCNFTDDHLSTVIDLCFVTPAVNQIELHPLLNQDELRKVNAQHNVVTQSYTPLALGKLMDNPTVTSVAAEYGKTPAQVLLRWNLQLGNAVVFRSARAEHIAGDFDVFDFELASSHMDAINGLHDGTRLRPDPDTFDGTGS, from the coding sequence GTGACTGGCGACTCGGGCGCCGCCGTACCTTCGATAGCTCTCAACGACGAGAACACCATGCCGGTTCTCGGCCTGGGCGTCGCGGAGTTGTCGGACGACGAGGCCGAACGCGCGGTGTCGGCGGCGCTGGAGATCGGCTGCCGGCTGATCGACACCGCCGCCGCCTACGGCAACGAGGCCGGCGTGGGCCGAGCGATCGCGGCCTCCGGCATTCCGCGCGCGGAGCTTTTCGTCACCACCAAGCTGGCCACGGCCGACCAGGGTTTCACCAGTTCCCAGCACGCCTGCTCCGCCAGCCTGGAGCGACTCGGCCTGGACTACGTGGACCTCTACCTGGTGCACTGGCCGGCCCCGTCGCTGGGCAAATACGTGGATTCCTTCGGCGGCCTGATCCAGTGCCGCGGCGAGGGCCACGCCCGCTCCATCGGCGTCTGCAACTTCACCGACGACCACCTGTCGACCGTCATCGACCTGTGTTTCGTCACCCCGGCCGTCAACCAGATCGAGCTGCATCCGCTGCTCAACCAGGACGAGCTGCGCAAGGTGAACGCGCAGCACAACGTGGTGACGCAGTCCTACACGCCGCTGGCGCTGGGCAAGCTGATGGACAACCCGACGGTCACCTCGGTCGCCGCCGAATACGGCAAGACGCCCGCGCAGGTGCTGCTGCGGTGGAACCTGCAGCTGGGTAACGCCGTGGTGTTCCGCTCGGCCCGGGCCGAGCACATCGCCGGTGACTTCGACGTCTTCGACTTCGAACTGGCCTCCTCGCACATGGACGCGATCAACGGCCTGCACGACGGCACCCGGCTGCGCCCGGACCCGGACACCTTCGACGGCACCGGCTCCTGA
- a CDS encoding HNH endonuclease family protein yields MRGPNRKLLLWLSAIAVFALVVAYQTLGSKAAQRAEVAARADVPTVAPGTDVLAGIAVLPQRLHRYDYRRAAFGDAWDDDNDAPLGHNGCDTRDDILNRDLVDKTYVSIKRCPDAVATGTLHDPYTDKTIAFQRGAHTGESVQIDHIVPLAYAWDMGAYAWPFPERLRFANDPANLLAVDGQANQDKGDSPPARWMPPNTAFDCQYAMQFIAVLRGYRLPVDEPSAGVLRQAAATCPAG; encoded by the coding sequence GTGAGGGGCCCCAACCGCAAGCTGCTGTTGTGGTTGTCGGCGATCGCGGTGTTCGCCCTGGTGGTCGCCTACCAGACGCTGGGCTCGAAGGCGGCCCAGCGCGCCGAGGTCGCCGCGCGCGCCGACGTGCCCACGGTGGCGCCCGGCACCGACGTGCTCGCCGGCATCGCGGTGCTGCCGCAGCGGCTGCACCGCTACGACTACCGCAGGGCGGCGTTCGGCGACGCGTGGGACGACGACAACGACGCCCCGCTCGGGCACAACGGGTGCGACACCCGCGACGACATCCTCAACCGCGACCTCGTCGACAAGACCTATGTGTCGATCAAGCGCTGCCCGGACGCGGTGGCCACCGGAACGCTGCATGACCCGTACACCGACAAGACCATCGCGTTCCAGCGCGGCGCGCACACCGGTGAGTCGGTGCAGATCGACCACATCGTCCCGCTGGCCTACGCGTGGGACATGGGGGCCTACGCCTGGCCGTTTCCGGAGCGGTTGCGCTTCGCCAACGACCCGGCCAACCTGCTGGCCGTGGACGGGCAGGCCAACCAGGACAAGGGCGATTCCCCGCCGGCGCGCTGGATGCCGCCGAACACCGCGTTCGACTGCCAGTACGCCATGCAGTTCATCGCCGTGCTGCGCGGCTACCGGCTACCGGTCGACGAACCTTCCGCCGGCGTTCTGAGGCAGGCCGCGGCCACCTGCCCGGCGGGCTGA
- the recG gene encoding ATP-dependent DNA helicase RecG, which produces MASLGEPLTFVLGAKAADPLEEAFGIRTVNDLLRHYPRSYTEGATRWGADGDGQQRPEAGEHITIVDTIAQTESFPMRKTPKKKCLRITLGSGRNKVTATFFNANYLMKDLTEGTKVMLSGEVGFYKNVMQLTHPAFLILDSPDGKSRGTSSLKNIAIASQATAGEVQMSAFERAFFPIYPATTKVQSWDIFRCVRQVLDVLDPVDDPLPAALLAQYGLVSQDRALRDIHLAESEPERRRARERLTFDEAVGLQWGLLGRRHSKLAESGPPAPVRDDGLASELLRRLPFELTAGQRDVLDVIARDLSATRPMNRLLQGEVGSGKTIVAVLAMLQLVDAGYQCALLAPTEVLAAQHLRSIRDVLGPLGMAGQLGGEDSDDGVATRVALLSGSMTAAQKKHVRAEVASGEAGIVIGTHALLQDAVEFHNLGMVVVDEQHRFGVEQRDQLRAKAVPGITPHLLVMTATPIPRTVALTVYGDLETSTLRELPRGRRPITTNAIFVKDKPAWLERAWQRIAEEVAEGRQAYVVAPRIDESDGKEEQDARPSATAEGLFARLRSHELAALRLGLMHGRLPADEKDAVMAAFRAREIDVLVCTTVIEVGVDVPNATVMLVMDADRFGISQLHQLRGRIGRGEHDSLCLLASWVPPESRAGQRLTAVAGTLDGFVLADLDLKERREGDVLGRNQSGRAINLRLLSLAEHREVIEAAREFCARAHEQDPGDAGLELLAATFTNTDRIEYLDKS; this is translated from the coding sequence GTGGCATCACTCGGCGAACCGCTGACCTTCGTCCTGGGCGCCAAGGCCGCCGACCCACTCGAAGAGGCCTTTGGCATCCGCACCGTCAACGACCTGCTGCGCCACTATCCGCGCAGCTACACCGAGGGCGCGACCCGCTGGGGCGCCGACGGGGACGGTCAGCAACGCCCGGAGGCCGGCGAGCACATCACGATCGTCGACACGATCGCCCAGACCGAGTCGTTCCCGATGCGCAAGACCCCGAAGAAGAAGTGTCTGCGCATCACGCTCGGCTCCGGCCGCAACAAGGTGACCGCGACGTTCTTCAACGCGAACTACCTGATGAAGGACCTCACCGAGGGCACCAAGGTGATGCTGTCCGGGGAGGTCGGGTTCTACAAGAACGTCATGCAGCTCACGCACCCGGCGTTTCTCATCCTCGACTCACCGGACGGCAAGAGCCGCGGCACGAGCTCGCTCAAGAACATCGCCATCGCCTCGCAGGCCACCGCCGGCGAGGTGCAGATGTCGGCGTTCGAGCGGGCCTTCTTCCCGATTTACCCGGCAACCACCAAGGTGCAGAGCTGGGACATCTTCCGCTGCGTGCGCCAGGTGCTCGACGTCCTCGACCCGGTCGACGATCCGCTGCCGGCGGCGCTGCTCGCCCAGTACGGCCTGGTCTCGCAGGACCGCGCGCTGCGCGACATTCACCTGGCCGAGAGCGAGCCGGAGCGCCGGCGGGCGCGCGAACGCCTGACCTTCGACGAGGCCGTCGGCCTGCAGTGGGGACTGCTCGGCCGCCGGCACAGCAAGCTGGCGGAATCGGGGCCCCCGGCGCCGGTGCGGGACGATGGCCTGGCATCAGAACTGTTGCGGCGGCTGCCATTCGAGCTGACGGCGGGTCAGCGCGACGTGCTCGACGTGATCGCGCGGGACCTGTCGGCCACCCGGCCGATGAATCGGCTGCTGCAGGGCGAGGTGGGCTCGGGAAAGACGATCGTCGCCGTGCTGGCGATGCTGCAACTGGTCGACGCCGGCTACCAGTGCGCGCTGCTGGCACCGACGGAAGTCCTTGCCGCCCAACATCTCCGGTCGATCCGCGACGTCCTGGGCCCGTTGGGCATGGCGGGCCAGCTGGGTGGGGAGGACAGCGACGACGGGGTAGCCACCAGGGTGGCGTTGCTGAGCGGATCGATGACGGCGGCGCAGAAGAAGCACGTCCGCGCCGAGGTCGCGTCCGGCGAGGCCGGGATCGTCATCGGCACCCACGCGCTGCTGCAGGACGCGGTGGAGTTCCACAACCTGGGCATGGTGGTGGTCGACGAGCAACACCGGTTCGGCGTCGAGCAGCGAGACCAGTTGCGCGCCAAGGCCGTTCCCGGGATCACGCCGCACCTGCTGGTGATGACGGCCACCCCGATCCCGCGGACCGTCGCACTGACCGTCTACGGCGACCTGGAAACCTCGACGCTGCGCGAACTTCCGCGGGGCCGCCGGCCCATCACCACCAACGCGATCTTCGTCAAGGACAAGCCCGCGTGGCTGGAGCGTGCCTGGCAGCGCATCGCCGAGGAGGTCGCCGAGGGCCGCCAGGCCTACGTGGTGGCGCCGCGGATCGACGAGAGTGACGGCAAAGAGGAGCAGGACGCCCGCCCCTCGGCGACCGCCGAGGGGCTGTTCGCGCGGTTGCGTTCCCATGAGCTGGCCGCCCTGCGGCTGGGCCTGATGCACGGACGGCTGCCGGCCGACGAGAAGGACGCCGTGATGGCGGCCTTCCGTGCGCGCGAGATCGACGTCCTGGTGTGCACCACCGTCATCGAGGTGGGCGTCGACGTACCCAACGCGACCGTCATGCTGGTGATGGACGCCGACCGGTTCGGGATCAGCCAGCTGCACCAGTTGCGGGGTCGCATCGGCCGCGGCGAGCACGACAGCCTGTGCCTGCTGGCCAGCTGGGTGCCGCCGGAATCGCGGGCCGGCCAGCGGCTCACCGCCGTCGCCGGCACCCTGGACGGCTTCGTCCTCGCCGACCTCGACCTCAAGGAGCGCCGGGAAGGAGATGTGTTGGGCCGCAACCAGTCCGGGCGCGCGATCAACCTGCGTCTGCTTTCCCTGGCCGAGCATCGCGAGGTCATCGAGGCGGCGCGCGAGTTCTGCGCCCGGGCCCACGAGCAGGACCCCGGGGACGCCGGACTGGAATTGCTGGCGGCCACGTTCACCAACACCGACCGCATCGAATACCTGGACAAGTCGTGA
- a CDS encoding DAK2 domain-containing protein: MDAAALRDWAHTAVGDLIVHIDEINRLNVYPVADSDTGANMLFTMRSALAEANAAAGGSGCVARVAAALSSGALNGARGNSGVILSQILRGVADVAAARAADCGGELAELDAAVLGAALHRGVDLVIASMGGQEVPGTIVSVLRSAAAAVAACADDGLPAALTAAGDAAVVALEKTTEQLDVLADAGAVDAGGRGLLVLLDALRSTVTGQTSAREVYELSPRAPQPDAPAERPSPQFEVMYRLDGCAAAGADVLRDRLEELGDSVAIAAAPSTEGGYSVHVHTDDAGAAIEAGLAAGRPSRIVVSALSSGAAGLPAGSWTRERAVLAVVDGDGAAELFGGEGACVLRSDPDGTELPGHISAHQLMRAVVDTGAAQVMVLPNGLVAVEELVAGCTAAIGWGIDVVPIPTGSMVQGLAALAVHETGRQAVDDGYTMARAAGAARHGSVRIATESALTWAGRCKPGDGLGIAGDEVLIVADDAAGAAIGLIDLLLASGGDLVTVLVGAAMEPDHATAGEDSAGVGDVLQRHVHDHHPGTELVTYRTGHRGDVLLIGVE; encoded by the coding sequence CTGGACGCGGCGGCCCTGCGGGACTGGGCGCACACCGCCGTCGGCGATCTGATCGTCCACATCGACGAGATCAACCGGCTCAACGTGTACCCCGTCGCCGATTCCGACACCGGCGCGAACATGCTGTTCACCATGCGTTCCGCGCTCGCGGAGGCGAACGCGGCGGCCGGCGGGTCGGGCTGCGTCGCCCGGGTCGCGGCCGCCCTGTCGTCCGGTGCGCTGAACGGCGCCCGCGGCAATTCCGGGGTGATCCTGTCGCAGATTCTTCGTGGTGTCGCCGACGTCGCCGCGGCCCGCGCCGCCGATTGCGGCGGGGAGCTGGCCGAGCTGGATGCCGCCGTCCTCGGGGCGGCGTTGCATCGCGGCGTCGACTTGGTCATCGCCTCGATGGGTGGCCAGGAGGTGCCCGGGACCATCGTCTCGGTGTTGCGGTCCGCCGCCGCCGCCGTCGCGGCGTGCGCCGACGACGGCCTGCCCGCGGCGCTGACCGCCGCGGGCGACGCGGCGGTGGTCGCGCTGGAGAAGACGACGGAGCAACTCGACGTGCTGGCCGACGCCGGTGCCGTCGACGCCGGGGGCCGGGGCCTACTGGTGCTGCTGGACGCGCTGCGGTCGACGGTCACCGGGCAGACGTCCGCCCGCGAGGTGTACGAGCTGTCGCCGCGCGCGCCGCAGCCCGACGCCCCCGCCGAACGGCCGTCACCGCAGTTCGAGGTGATGTACCGACTGGACGGTTGCGCCGCCGCCGGTGCGGACGTGCTGCGGGACCGGCTCGAGGAACTGGGCGACTCCGTGGCGATCGCGGCCGCGCCGTCGACGGAGGGCGGCTATTCGGTGCACGTGCACACCGACGACGCCGGCGCCGCGATCGAGGCGGGGCTGGCCGCCGGGCGGCCCAGCCGGATCGTCGTGTCAGCCCTGAGCTCGGGGGCCGCGGGATTGCCGGCGGGCAGCTGGACGCGGGAACGGGCGGTGTTGGCCGTCGTCGACGGCGACGGGGCCGCCGAGCTGTTCGGCGGCGAGGGCGCCTGCGTGCTGCGTTCGGACCCCGACGGCACCGAGTTGCCCGGCCACATCAGCGCCCACCAGCTGATGCGGGCCGTGGTGGACACCGGCGCCGCGCAGGTGATGGTGCTGCCCAACGGACTCGTGGCCGTCGAGGAACTGGTGGCCGGCTGCACTGCGGCCATCGGCTGGGGCATCGACGTGGTGCCGATACCGACCGGGTCGATGGTGCAGGGGCTGGCCGCGCTGGCCGTGCACGAAACCGGCAGGCAGGCCGTCGACGACGGCTACACGATGGCGCGGGCCGCCGGGGCGGCCCGCCACGGCTCGGTGCGCATCGCGACCGAGAGCGCGCTGACGTGGGCGGGCCGCTGCAAACCGGGCGACGGCCTGGGCATCGCGGGCGACGAGGTGCTGATCGTGGCCGACGACGCGGCCGGGGCCGCGATCGGGCTGATCGACCTGCTGCTGGCCTCGGGTGGGGACCTGGTGACGGTGCTGGTGGGCGCCGCCATGGAACCAGACCACGCGACGGCCGGCGAGGATTCCGCGGGCGTCGGCGACGTACTGCAGCGGCACGTGCACGACCACCACCCGGGCACCGAGCTGGTCACCTACCGCACGGGCCACCGCGGCGACGTGCTGCTCATCGGGGTCGAGTAA
- the rpmB gene encoding 50S ribosomal protein L28: protein MAAVCDICGKGPGFGKSVSHSHRRTSRRWDPNVQTVHVVTRPGGNKQRLNACASCIKAGKVARG from the coding sequence ATGGCTGCTGTGTGCGATATCTGCGGGAAGGGCCCCGGCTTCGGCAAGTCGGTGTCGCACTCCCACCGCCGCACCAGCCGCCGGTGGGACCCCAACGTCCAGACCGTGCACGTCGTCACCCGTCCCGGCGGCAACAAACAACGGCTGAACGCGTGCGCGTCCTGCATCAAGGCCGGCAAGGTCGCCCGGGGCTGA
- a CDS encoding nitroreductase family protein, whose translation MFLADPVPRRLVEESLELGMLAPSNSNVQPWQVVFASGRVGTGWSRPCRRRRVPKRPTSRNSRRSSPTCAANWAHRSTARWESPATTARRGAWPCCADDVRRPRRGQGRVSPGRPCRP comes from the coding sequence ATGTTCCTGGCCGACCCCGTGCCGCGACGCCTGGTCGAGGAGTCGCTGGAACTGGGGATGCTCGCGCCGTCGAACTCCAACGTGCAGCCCTGGCAGGTGGTGTTCGCGTCCGGGCGGGTCGGGACAGGTTGGTCGCGGCCATGCCGGAGAAGGCGCGTTCCGAAGCGCCCAACGTCCCGGAACTCCCGGCGGAGTTCGCCCACCTGCGCCGCGAACTGGGCGCACAGGTCGACGGCGCGATGGGAATCGCCCGCGACGACGGCGAGGCGCGGCGCGTGGCCGTGCTGCGCGGACGATGTTCGGCGTCCGCGGCGAGGTCAGGGCCGGGTCAGCCCCGGGCGACCTTGCCGGCCTTGA
- a CDS encoding uracil-DNA glycosylase, whose translation MTARPMHELVEPGWAQALEPVAEQVAAMGQFLRAEVAAGRRYLPAGPNVLRAFNFPFDSVRVLIVGQDPYPTPGHAVGLSFSVAPEVRPLPRSLANIFDEYTADLGHPQPSCGDLTPWAQRGVLLLNRVLTVRPGNPASHRGKGWEVVTECAIRALVERPQPLVAILWGRDASTLKPLLADGDCVAIESPHPSPLSASRGFFGSRPFSRANDLLTKLGADPIDWRLP comes from the coding sequence GTGACCGCGCGGCCGATGCACGAGCTTGTCGAGCCGGGGTGGGCGCAGGCCCTCGAGCCGGTGGCCGAGCAGGTGGCGGCGATGGGGCAATTTCTGCGGGCCGAGGTCGCCGCGGGCCGCCGGTACCTACCGGCGGGGCCGAACGTGTTGCGCGCCTTCAACTTTCCTTTCGACAGCGTGCGGGTCCTCATCGTGGGGCAGGACCCTTACCCGACCCCCGGACACGCGGTCGGGCTGAGCTTCTCGGTGGCCCCGGAGGTGCGCCCGCTGCCCCGCAGCCTGGCCAACATCTTCGACGAGTACACCGCGGACCTCGGTCATCCGCAGCCCTCGTGCGGCGACCTGACGCCCTGGGCGCAGCGCGGTGTGTTGCTGCTCAACAGGGTGCTCACCGTGCGCCCGGGCAACCCGGCGTCGCATCGGGGCAAGGGGTGGGAAGTGGTGACGGAGTGCGCGATCCGCGCCCTGGTCGAACGTCCGCAGCCGCTCGTGGCGATCTTGTGGGGCCGCGACGCGTCGACGCTGAAACCGTTGCTGGCCGACGGCGACTGCGTGGCGATCGAGTCGCCCCATCCCTCGCCGCTGTCGGCGTCCCGCGGGTTCTTCGGCTCGCGCCCGTTCAGCCGCGCCAACGATCTGCTGACCAAGCTGGGCGCCGATCCGATCGACTGGCGGTTGCCCTGA
- a CDS encoding thiamine-phosphate kinase: MGDDTAGTAPTLRQLGEFAVIDRLVRGRRQPGTVLLGPGDDAAMVSASDGRVLASTDMLVQDRHFRLDWSKPHDVGRKAIAQNAADVEAMGARATAFLVGFGAPGDTAAADADALVDGMWEEAVRVGAGIVGGDLVSCPQWVLSVTVLGDLDGRAPVLRSGAKPGSVLAVAGDLGRSAAGYALWHNGIDGFDDLRRRHLVPRPPYGAGAVAASAGAQAMIDVSDGLVADLGHVAEASGVGLDVSTAALAADRDPLSEAAAAVGADAWSWVFGGGEDHALAACFAGPVPSGWRVIGRVLDGPPRVLVDGAPWGRYAGWQSFQD, translated from the coding sequence GTGGGCGACGACACGGCCGGCACCGCCCCGACCCTGCGGCAGCTCGGCGAGTTCGCCGTGATCGACCGGTTGGTGCGCGGGCGCCGGCAGCCCGGCACCGTGCTGCTCGGGCCCGGCGACGACGCGGCGATGGTGTCCGCCTCCGACGGCCGGGTGCTGGCGTCCACCGACATGCTGGTGCAGGACCGGCACTTCCGGCTGGACTGGTCGAAGCCCCACGACGTCGGGCGCAAGGCGATCGCGCAGAACGCCGCCGACGTCGAGGCGATGGGCGCGCGGGCGACGGCGTTCCTCGTCGGGTTCGGGGCGCCCGGCGACACGGCGGCGGCCGACGCCGACGCGCTGGTCGACGGGATGTGGGAGGAGGCCGTACGGGTCGGCGCCGGCATCGTCGGCGGTGACCTGGTCAGCTGTCCGCAATGGGTGCTGTCAGTGACGGTGCTGGGCGACCTGGACGGCCGCGCGCCGGTGCTGCGGTCCGGCGCGAAACCCGGTTCGGTGCTGGCCGTCGCGGGCGACCTCGGCCGGTCTGCCGCCGGATACGCGTTGTGGCACAACGGGATCGACGGCTTCGACGACCTGCGCCGCCGGCACCTGGTGCCCCGGCCGCCCTACGGCGCGGGAGCCGTGGCCGCGAGCGCCGGAGCGCAGGCGATGATCGACGTCTCCGACGGGCTCGTCGCCGACCTCGGGCACGTCGCGGAGGCGTCCGGGGTGGGCCTCGACGTGTCCACCGCGGCGCTTGCCGCCGATCGCGACCCGCTGAGTGAGGCCGCCGCCGCGGTGGGCGCCGACGCGTGGTCGTGGGTGTTCGGCGGCGGCGAAGACCACGCGCTGGCGGCCTGTTTCGCCGGCCCGGTGCCGTCCGGATGGCGCGTCATCGGGCGGGTGCTCGACGGCCCGCCCCGGGTTCTCGTCGACGGCGCGCCGTGGGGGAGGTACGCGGGCTGGCAGTCGTTTCAGGATTAG
- a CDS encoding DUF3515 domain-containing protein, giving the protein MTTDPATDSGDSGPPRAVIVAAVALAVVSIGVVLAIAANREGPPRPVSLPAIPAPHADDPACRALERALPQRLGEYRRAPLAQPAPHGVAAWRADPRGEPVVLRCGLDRPPGFVVGSPIQVVDRVQWFETAPSAQSAGPATTDAAVFTWYTVDRPVYVALTLPPDSGPTPIQELSEVIDRTVAAVPIDPARPE; this is encoded by the coding sequence TTGACGACCGACCCGGCCACCGATTCGGGCGACTCGGGACCGCCACGCGCGGTGATCGTCGCCGCGGTGGCGCTGGCCGTCGTGTCGATCGGGGTGGTGCTGGCCATCGCGGCGAACCGGGAGGGCCCGCCGCGACCGGTGTCCCTTCCGGCGATACCCGCGCCGCACGCCGACGATCCGGCGTGCCGGGCGCTGGAGCGCGCGCTGCCGCAACGGCTGGGCGAGTACCGGCGCGCGCCGCTGGCGCAGCCGGCACCCCACGGCGTGGCCGCCTGGCGCGCCGACCCCCGGGGCGAACCCGTGGTGCTGCGCTGCGGGCTGGACCGGCCCCCCGGCTTCGTGGTGGGGTCGCCGATCCAGGTCGTCGACCGCGTGCAGTGGTTCGAGACCGCCCCCTCGGCGCAATCCGCCGGTCCCGCAACGACTGACGCGGCGGTTTTCACGTGGTACACGGTCGACCGGCCGGTGTACGTCGCGCTGACGCTGCCGCCGGACTCGGGGCCGACGCCCATCCAGGAGCTCTCCGAGGTGATCGACCGGACCGTCGCGGCGGTGCCGATCGACCCGGCCCGCCCCGAATGA